A window of Salvia splendens isolate huo1 chromosome 8, SspV2, whole genome shotgun sequence genomic DNA:
TTCGTCCAGAGACCAACGAAAAAACTAAATACTTATTGGTTTTGATTATTTTTGTAGTAATACTTTCCAAATCGTTTAGTGCAACAAATTAAGGATCACACCGcacattaacaataaaattacTTACTTGATATCGAATATATAAAGTTTACAATATAGTTTGTTTTAATAAAAACGTTAGTATTCTTctgccttttttttatgaaactaaAAGGTGGACACGTTTTAATAGGGGTAGGGGATGTGACATTTTTAACTTACTATTATACCGActtcgttttttaaaaataaaaactattaaAATGACATAAgtttaatacataattaataaaatacgagagaataattaataaagtaagagaaagggaaaaaaattaaGTGAATACACAacgaaagagagaaagaaaagtagtggGAATAGTATTAGTGGAATATAGATTTACTTCCTAAAATAAAAGGTTTAGAaagtctatttttaagggataaACCAGAATGAAAATAGTTTCCATTTTTAAGGAACAgatgtaatatatattttatacttCATTCATATCACAATGTCTTTTGATTGGACATGCGTTTTAATGCACagttagtaaagtaagagagagatagaaaaaaaagtaattaaaagtggagaatgagtctcacctcattagagagaaattaattttaaaatattatttaattttctcaatatatatttatgttttattttatgcataccaaattaaattaggagtattaattatgtttaaatttaagtatatatctcaatattttcataataaatgttttactacatattataaatatgactaATTTCATCATTATGTATTAGATTTATCACATATTAAATTTTATCGGTAGTAGTTCGATGGCCTATTAAGCTAGCCCGAAATCCGAACGTTGAAAGTTaggtttgaaattttttaaactaATAAAAACATAATCTGATTAACCCGCAACCTGGATAGAATTGAATCAAAACCCGCTAGATTGTCAAAGAGCGCAATGGATGCGTTCCAATATTGGAGACAACCGACGTGTGCATACTCAACCAATGATGAACCCAAACGAGATTACCCCAGAATCATAATACAAGAGCTTGAAAGTCAAAGGGAGGAGATGCTTCgagaagaaagagaaagaagattGGATAACGTGAATAAGTCCTTCGAGAAGTCATGCAAAGTGGGGAAGAGGctccaacaaaaaaaaattagaacgGACAACACGATGAAGTCCTTGGAGAAGTCCTAGAAAAATTAATCCtggaaatataatttcttagtataactttactttcctatgtttcaagattttaaattttatatttaatttagacACTAAGGTAAAAATATACTATTCtctcattaataaaatttttgtaATGATATTAATAAGAGTAAAGTactattttggtcctaaacatatgaccgaaATATGATTTTGGTCTagaacattcactttttgaaaatcgaCTCAAACATATGAAAACGTTATCggtttggtcctaaacatacgGTTCCGTCAATTTCTGACAGTCAACCGTGAATTAGCCAAATTTTGACTAGATTAgtgagtaattaattaaaacaaaataatttttttaaaaaaactctaaAATATTTCTCACATCTCTCTTCCTATCCTTCCTCTCTCGCCGGTGACACCAATTCATCTCTCCCTCATCAATTCTAAAGTGGTACCTTTCCTGCAAAACCGCCTCCTCCATATCCACACCCGATTCCCATTCCCACCCTATCAAAATCCAAGAATTCACCTACAAAGACCTCCAATTAGCCACGGCCAACTTCTCTGACTCCAAGCTCCTGGGCCGAGGACGCCACGACCGAGTCTACAAGGCCGTACTCCGCTCTGGCCGCCTTGTCGCCGTCAAGAAGTCCTCCGCCAACGACCTCGACAATGAGATCGGCATTCTCTCCTCCCTCTACAGCCCCTCCCTCGTCAACCTCCTCAGCTTCTCCACCAACTCCCACGGCCACCGCCTCTTCGTCGAATTCATGAGCAACGACACTCTGTACAAACGTCCTCCACACCAATCCCCACCCCCCAACCTTGCCCCGCTGCATCCGATTAGCTCTCTACACCGCCAGAGCCGGATATGGTGAATTCGTCACCCGTTGGTGGTGGATTGGGTAATTTAGCTGATAAGAAAGGGGAAATTCATGAGCGTGTACGATCATGGGTTCCGGCGCCTTGGGATGCGAGGATAAGGAAGATGGTGGCAGCGGTGGAGGCGAAATGCGTGAGGTCGTGCAGAGAGAGGAGGTTGTCGATGAAGGAGATGGCGAGGTGTTTGGGTGAGCTGAGCAAGCTGAATTCGTGGAATGGATTATCAAATCCTTTCATCATGGGGGAGGATGTGGAAATCGTTAAAACGCCATTGAAGAATCGACGGTTAGAGTTGGAGGTTCCAAGCAATTTGATGGAATTAGGGCTACAACTAGAAATCTCAGATTTTAGAATTGATGATTGATGAGGGAGAGTGAAGAATTGGGTGCCACCGGCGAGAGAggggagaggaagagagatgtgagagaaattttattttaattttttaaaatttattttaattaattactaatttgGTCAAATATTTGCTAATTCACGGTTGACCGTCAGAAAATTGATGGAATCGTAAAAAAGGACCAAATCGACAACGATTTCGTATGTTTGGGACCAAACCAACAACGTTTTCGTATATCTAGGAGTCCAtattcaaaaagtgaatgttctGGACTAAAATCGTATTTCGACCATATGTTTAGGACGAAAATAGTACTTTActctattaataataatattaatattatatttagatttttgcttaataaatcaaaaaccaaattgtactattaattatattaatatatttattatattgatggatagtttaaatatgaacTATCAAGCTATCACACTAGTAAATATAATAGTATAAATATAGTTATTTactgatattataattaaataaaatttatagtaattttcaaaattttatcaaGATTTCgttgattaattatttatttatagagtaataaTTATAAAGACTTCGTTGCTACTTTTCTTGTTTTCAgaattctgattactttcccaatttgattaaaaattaaaataaacacgaaaatttaaaaattaagaaatcagattatttttttcaaataaaatccTGACAACCTAACATGGCATAAAATCTATCACAATAAGCTCGTATTGAATACCTCCTTCTATtaaatttgcattaaaatttgtgtaatTTGTTACTAGACTGATAATTGTAGATCGATGATGAATTCACTATAAAGATTATTAATTCGGAAAAGAGAATGTGTTAATATTACAATATTAATCCTCTTTATATCTATCATTAtgtattttcctttttattttgttggaAGCCCTTGCTAAATAtcttatttactttttattatttttaataaattcattatacatttcattaatttaaCTATTCTTAAGAAATAAAAGTAGAATTGATGGCCtgttttaatgaattaaacCCAAATCTACAATGGGTTCAAAGCTGACTGAATCTGCTGCGATTTCTCTTTGGTCAACAAGAAACGCTGAAGACAAAGGCAACATTGAaaattattttgtgatattcatttttcttcaaaatcaagCAACATAAACCAAACCCACCATTTCGGTGAAGAACCAAAAAGGGGGAAAAACAATGGGCGATAACACTGCAAAGGGCGCAGAATTCGAGAAGAAAGCCGAGAAGAAGCTCAGCGGCTGGGGTATTTTCGGCTCCAAGTACGAAGACGCCGCCGATTTGTTCGAAAAAGCTGCCAATTCATATAAGCTTGCCAAATCATGTAAGCAATTCAATTTTCCGGATGCGTAATTTCTTCCATGTGATTTCTATCAATCGATCAACTTGCAGTATCCCGATTTTGTGTGGTTTGATGTAAATGCCCTTCCGTTCATTTTTCTTCCTCTGGATTGATAGTGGAAGAAAAAATTAATTCTTCGTGATTTTGATGGATACGAATCCGATTGCTGTAAATCCTCCTTCTGGATCTAAAATTTAGTGGGGGGGTGAGTTGCGGGTTTTGTATTTACTCCTTTTCGGATTGTTAAGTGCCGATACAACTTTTAGTTTGCACAATTGAATTGTTAAATCAAGCAAATCCAGTTCAAGGGGTAACTTTCTAAACTACCCTGTATTAAGTTTAATTTGTGTTTTCTTCGAAATTATTgtgaagattttttttaaatatttctaaTGGTTCAAGGAAACTTTCATCATCTACTCATTACCTTCCTTTTATCCTGGTTTATGCACGGCATTATTCATTGGGGCATCTCATTTGTAATTTTGCAATTTTTGAATATTAGCATGATATTAGAATGCGAGCTTAATCAGTTttcttttatgtttattttttgcGAATTATGATTACATTCAGTGTGATGCACTTCAGTAGTTTATGATTTCTCTTAAAAGcttctttttttggaaaaaagaaCAGAAATCACACATTTTTGGAGGCTTAAAGAAATGTCCTCATTTATCTCGGAAAATAGTTTCCTACCAGTTTTGGTTATGCATAAAATTGTGGTTTTCTTTATCAGGGGATCAGGCTGGAGCAGTGTATGTTAAGCTGGCTAACTGCCACTTGAAGGTAAGTTTCTCTAGGAGTCGGTGTTGCGCTCTGCTGCAAGGTCACTCTTTCTGTCCTCCATCTGATTTTAATTTTGGTAAATGTATTTCGTTGTATTTCTATTTTCAGTTGGATAGCAAGCATGAAGCTGCTAATTCATATGCTGATGCTGCCCATTGCTACAAAAAGTCCAATATAAGAGGTATTTTGCAAGGATAGtcaatcttttatttttaaattagcaGCAATTGTCCTCCTCAATGCATGGATGCCATTTAGTTTAGCTAGGCATGTTACATTTCATAGTATGTAGTTCACCTCTTATCTATTGTTTCATTGTGTAGAAATGAAGTCATCTGGCAATAACTGACATTCATATTTTTACAGAGTCGATATCATGTCTTGAGCAATCTGTAAATTTGTTTCTTGATATTGGAAGGCTTAATATGTCTGCCAGATATTACAAGGTAAAAATCTTAGAAGTACGTGTTTTCTATTTTGTTAGCAGTCAAGTTCTGCTGCGTATTGTTAGATATTGATGAAGATTTGATTCTTCTGCCTTATGGTCCTGCCAATGATGTTAGTTAGTATTTTGAACGAAAATGACTGGACATTTTTGCTTTGCAGGAAATAGCTGAACTGTATGAGCAGGAACAGAACTTCGAGAAGGCTATTGTTTATTATGAAAGAGCTGCCGATCTCTTCCAAAGTGAAGACGTAACAACATCAGCCAATCAATGCAAACAGAAAGTTTCTCAATTCGCTGCTCAATTGGAACAGTTAAGTTTGCATGTGCTCTCTGCATAATCAAGTGCTGACATCCCCGGTGTTATACGTTTATATTATAATCATCAGTGTCCGttgttttaaatttgtatttgtgCCTCATGAATATTTCTTATCTGGTTCTGCCCGCATGTCGCTTTTTTAGTCATATAAATTATGAACACCCCAACTGTCTTTTGCAACTTAGATGCAATTGGctgatataaaaaaattaaagttttttgCTATTAACCAtctttaaaaaacaaattatacttATCATGTGAAAGCATTGCTGCCAACTAACCACATCTGTGGTTTATGTGAGCCTTGCCATCGCGATTTTGCTGAGTTTCACCTACTTGCCTGCATTTTGTTCTATGGTTCACCCCATAGCCCATACATTTAATTCATGAATCAAGAGGTTGTTTGAAGAAGCTTATTTGTATGGTCTTAGAGACTTTGGATATCTCAAGAaggataaaataatatcatggTTTTTTGTAAGTATAATTATGACAATTTTTCACTTAAGAATATTACTCGAAGGAGTTTATAAGAACTATagtaaattcaattttttttattttagtaaataaCTTTTGAGAACTTAACATGTTTCTGTGGGAGctcaaatattgaaaaaaatatgtatGTATTAGAAGCTAAAATGTCCTATGTAATCTTTTATTTGTGAGCTTGCCAAACATTTTTCAAGTTTTGTGGCGTTTTGTTGTTCTTTTGTGTTGGATACAACGTTATGTATTGAGGTTCTTCCTTGTTAAACAATTAGCATGATCTAGCATTCCAGATAAGCCAGATAAAAGGGTTTCAGAGTATTATAGGCTAGCTTTGAAAGTCTTGTACTTCTATATTTGCTAAGGTTTAGCTAGTATGATTCGAGCTTCATGTTCGGACTTTTTCTCAGATACCAAAAGGCTATTGATATTTTTGAAGAGATATCACGACAGAGTCTCAACAATAACTTGCTGAAATATGGAGTCAAAGGGCACCTCCTTAATGCTGGTATTTGCCAGCTTTGCAAAGGTGATGTTGTTGCGATAAACAAGGCATTGGAGAGATACCAGGTGCATCTTGTTTTTTTTACACATTTACAACACTCTCTCTGTTTGGATGCGTGTGATAACCATATTTTCTGTGTTTGTAGGAATTGGATCCTACATTTTCTGGAACACGGGAGTACAAATTGCTTGCGGTATGTCATGGCTGTTAAAGCATTacatttaatttgaaaaaaatttaattttctttttcaaactCTCTTAACTTTTCTCTCCTTACATCTCCATTTTTCGAAAATAGATTTTCCATCTTTAAACTTGTGTTGCACATTCATTTACTCCTATCATATTGTGGCTCTTGATCTATATATCTTTATGTGAATTTGCTAGCCCCCTCCAAAAGTTATTGTTTGACCTGATAATGACTTGGTGTCTGTTGATTACAGGATTTAGCAGCTGCTATTGATGAGGAAGATGTTGCTAAATTTACTGATGCTGTCAAGGAATTTGATAGTATGACCCCGCTGGTAAGTGTGTTTTCATTTATCTGGACTTGATTTTTGTCCCCCTACCTTTTTTTCATACatagtattttctttttttgaacaCCCTTCTTTGTTTTAAATCATGGGCATATGCGCCCTTTATGAAGCTCCAATAGTTGCTTAATGTAATCTTTTAATGTATTATGTGCATGTTAATTTTTCTTAACACCTTATATTAAGCATGGCTTCTATTTGCCTCATAGGTTCCATTTAGAACTCGGACTTGTTCATTTCATTTTACGTTGGTGATTATTATCATGTAGTTTTTCTTATCCCTATCTTGGGATTCTTCTAGGCTACTGTATTCGGAGGGAGGCTCGATAGAGTGAAATGAATATAATGAACAGGATCGAAAAATACAACCTAAGAAATACAGTTAAAAGGTTGAAAGTCATCAAAACAAATCTTAGGTTATAAGGCCTGGAAATTTGTCACTAATCACAAGTGTATAGTTCACTGGTAGAGAATCAAGTCTTGTTTACTGCAAAATGGCCATATATCATCACTATTATTTGTTTTAAGCTTTATTTAGCTTTCCTAAAAGTCTCACAACATGAatggcttccatatttttcccTGACCATTGCTATGTTGCTTTACATGAAACAAAGTTACTATTCACTGGATCAATTACTCTAGTTAATGTGTGTAAAAAGGCATTCTAATTTCTACACATTCCATCATATGTTTATGCTTAGACTTCAGATTTTGTATATTTTCCATATAGGGTATATAGCATGTGAGTGCATTTTTCTATAAACAGTGGTTTCTTAATTCTCTGTCCGGGGTTGGGGATGGGAAGACAGTGATGTAGTGCTGAATATATGAATACATGCTGTTTACGTTCAACAGACTACTATATTCTAATGTCCTGATTGAAAGCCGGTTTTATTTTCATAGTAACTCCGAAATCTTGAGATTGATAACTTTTCTCACTGCGATGTAGGATGCTTGGAAGACAACACTTTTATTAAGAGTAAAGGAGGCCGTGAAGGCAAAAGAGATGGAGGAAGATGATCTTACTTGAGCTGTGCCTTTCGTTACCATGTGGATTTATCCAAGTCCACGAGTTTCTCCTGATGTTTATCTTGTGGGTTTGGTGTATGGGGATTGTGTGTGTACTATAAGAATGATACTACTATCTTGTTTGGAGTTGAAGTGTTTGCCAGATCCATGACCATGATTTTTGTAACTATTATACCATTTCATGTTTTCGATTTTCATCCCGGAGGGAACGTTGTTTCTGCTATTGAATTGCTGCATCCCGTGGTTACCAGATTACAGATTACATTGATATATTTTGTCGATAATATCTACAAGTTACTTGGATCTTGTGTATGGTTTCGATTTTTGAACTATAGATAAACCTATCACAATTTAAAAACTGAATGCATTATTTTTACTCAGATACACAAAATACTGACGATGGCCTCAGATACACATTCTCCACATTCATGTTTTTGGAAAAAAGTTTGATTTTAGGgtaattgaatttgaaattatttttgctTGATTGTTGTGtagatttattaaatttagTTAGGTATAGTAATGTTATTTTTTGAGTTGGTACTATAGAATGAATGCTatgtggagtatatttttagaaCGAATATATCTTTTGAAGAAAGTGGAATAAGAAGATATGGATAAAATAgtatcaagatataatctaaCATTAtgttatgagattattttagttgaaggGAGTCAGCTATGATTACTTATCATATGATTATCAGATTGAGTTGTGGAATTCAATCTAATGAACCAAAtacattatatatttaattttaagatACAATCTTGATAACTGAATACCCCCATTACGTTTAAGCATTCTCGAACTGTGAATTTAAATTTGCGCATTCTTAGAATGCGTATTccaattacacattacacacatgCATATATTTCTTCAATTATGCATTTGCCTAggcatattttaaataaaaaagtttTGTTCTTGGGAGCCACTAATATATTTTCTcccaaaacaagaaaaaaaattatagttgGTGTGTTTGATAATTTAGATAAAAATTCTCGCTATTTTAAACTAATGTTTGGTGTTAAATATAGAATACCAATTAAATATTGTATGGACTAAAATAGTTTCAGGAATATGTATTAACATATTGACTATTCAGAGTGAGACAGATGTAGGAtacttaataattttattagtattatttagatCCAACTCTCAACTCCGTTATTGTCCACATAAGCTAATTTGTACACAAAACACACGAGTAAAAgtttaaaactaaataaaaattcTTATGTGTCTAATACAGCAACCAAATATGTTTAGTCTGAAATTGGAAGAGTCAACTTTTGTATGCCTAGAATTCGATTCAAACAAATTAGGGACCATTATGCCTGAGATTTGTATTTGAATCCAAAATCTTTGATTTCAGACATTAATAATCTACACCATACGAATAAGTTAGGTTGGTTGAGATTTGTACTAATATTTGATATAGGATATTATTACTCTACCGCTTACCAACTAATACAAATAGAATaacttttttcttaattttcacGTGAAGCCAGATATTCACCTCGTGGCATTTACTTTGGCCAGCATGCTTTTGCATTGTCATTAGATTTATGATTATCTTTCTTCTTAATCCTGGAATAAACTTTTTCAACGCGTTTTTAAATTTCACAAGACacagaaattaaaatatgctCGAATTCCATGAATCCAAAAAAGAAGGTACTGTACATGATATGCTATTCCACTTTAGATTcaaaatgtaatttataaattaaaataaaatgtaaacgACAGATAACGGTTGACCCAACGGAATATAAGCTATAGTTATAGACTTATAGGagaaagatgaagatgaagatgaagatgaagatgaagatgaagatgaagttgAAGGTGAAGACCCAAGATAAAAGCATCCCACTTTAATCAATATTATCTCATTTCCTTCTCTGGAACTGTAGCTGCCCATTCTCAAATTCCAACCTTTAATCACATCCAAATTTTGCTCTCTTAATTTGCCCCTATTTGTGAGTTTTTTTTCTTCCCATTCATTGCTTACATATTGCTGCTGTATTCCTTTCCTTTCTTGTATTTTTGTACTGCTGTATCTGCCAAGTTTTCCTATCTTGTTTCTATCTGTGATGAGctgtttaatttaatttattatttttgcttTTGAGCTGTAGCAATTATTTGAATGGATGGAAATCCTACTTAGTCTCTGTGTTTTCATCTTTTAGTTGGGGTTTTCAATTTGCAATTTAGCATATttgattttgcatatttttccAGAATATATTGGGGGAAGTGAAATTGCAGTCATGAATTAAGCTTATTTTGGTAGCTTAATTGCCACAGTGAAGGAAAAAGGGGACAAAATAGAGAATGCTTTGGTGATCTCAAGAGGGGAAAAAATGGTTTCAATTGGTGATGGTGAGGATATTGTGGGAAAAGAGGAGTCTAGTGTTGGTAAAGTCAAGAGTCATGCTCCTCTACATATCTCAACATCCCAGAGAGGTCTTATAAATGAAGATAGCTCGGGGAGAGGATCCGATGGGGGTTTCTCCGCTATCTCTAAAAGGCTAAGGTTTCTTAAATTTGGCAACTTAGCTTCGCCTTCTGCGAGGTTTCAGCGGATTGCAGAGGGGAAGGATGAGGCCTCACGCGCTGTGCCTTCTTCTTCTGGTAGTCTCCATATACACGAGCGCTTCCATAGGATATTTTCGCGCAAAATGGACTGGAACAACCTCGTGAAAATGGGGAAAGAGTGGATAAGAGATCCTATGAATATGGCGCTCTTTGTTTGGATTGTCTGCGTTGCTGTTTCCGGTGCTATCTTGTTCATGGTCATGATTGGCATGTTGAACCACGCCCTGCCCAAGAAGTCGGAGAGGGATGCTTGGTTTGAAGTCAATAATCAGATCCTCAATGCCTTGTTCACTCTCATGTGTTTGTACCAGCATCCGAAGCGAATTTATCACCTGTCACTGCTGCTGAGGTGGAGGCAAGAAGATATTCTAAAGCTCCGGAAAGTTTACTGCAAAAATGAGACCTACAAACCCCACGAATGGGCACATATGATGGTGGTTGTAGCCTTGCTGAACTTAAACTGCTTTGCACAATACGCGTTATGTGGTCTTAACTTGGGATACAAGAGGTCGGAGCGACCTGCCATTGGCGTTGGAATATGTATCTCTTTCGCAATTGGTGCCCCTGCGGTTGCTGGAGTGTACACTATGCTTAGCCCTCTTGGAAAAGATTACGAGTCTCAGTCAGATGAGGAAATGCAAATTCCAGTCACGACCGAGGATAGTAGTAGCAGAGACCAATCTAGGAGAGAGTCGTTAGAGAAGAGATTCTCGTTTGCGATGAGAGACGATGGAAGAACACTGGAGACAAGGCCAAGTTGGAGTGGAGGCATTCTTgatttttgggatgacatttcTTTAGCTTACCTTTCGCTGTTCTGTAGCTTCTGTGTTTTCGGATGGAATATGGAGAGGCTCGGGTTTGGCAATATGTACGTCCACATCGCAACGTTTCTTCTATTTTGTATGGCTCCCTTTTGGATATTCAACCTGGCTGCTGTTAATATTGATAACGAGACCGTTAGGGAAGCATTAGGCATCACCGGGATTTTCCTCTGCGTTTTTGGTCTACTCTACGGCGGGTTTTGGAGGATTCAGATGAGGAAGAGATTTAATCTGCCTCCTTCGAAATTCTGCTGTGGCAAACCAGCTGTGACCGACTGCGCCATGTGGCTCTTCTGCTGTTGGTGCTCGTTGGCTCAGGAAGTAAGAACGGGAAACGCATATGACATCGTGGAAGACAAGTTTTACAGGAAGAACTGCGAGCATATGCCTATGTCCCCATTGAATCGCGAAGGTGGTGATTTCCGGTCTCATCCCACTTTGCCTTTAGGGAACAACAGCGCGTCTCCATCCCGGGTTACAAAGGGCAACAACTCGCCTAGTCCCAGCCGATTTTCTAAGGAGTACAACAGCCCCGGGAGGCAGCTCGGgttgattgaagaagaagctTCTGCGAGAGGTGAGGATGAAACGATGACAGCACCAACGATCTCAGTTATTCGACGAGAAGATGATTAGCTCGACGCAAAGTTTTGGAATCGGCAGGTAACACTGTACTATTGATACATGTAGCTTAAGTGTTGAAATTCTTTTATTTGGAGATATATTGCTCTGTTATTGTTTGAGTTTTACTTTTGAGTATATTTCCATTTATGCCATTTTGTTTGCTCTCAATTCCAAGCTGAAACACATCATGTTTTTATCTGTAATTCTCAGTCTAATTTGAAACTAAAATTATATAGCTActatttttatagtatttctTAGATGACTTGAGGTTGCAGAAATGAAGGTCCATTAGCTGATAAAGATGAAACTTTGATATCAGAAGAAAGTTACTTAAAAAGATTTATTTTGTCTAAAACTAACAAAACATATGATCAATATCAATTGATTTGAAATCAAATCCATTAATTCAAacatatggagtactatattaggGTAAACATATTTGATTTTAAAACTAACAAAAcatatgatcaaaatatcaaccCCAAACCACTCCACTATGCCAGATTTGAAACTTCTCCGAACACAAACTCACAGAAAACCCTCATACAGAAAACCCTAGTTTCACCAACACCCCAGCAACCGAAGTGGTTACCTTCTCCAACACTCACTCAAATAATCGTGAAAGATCACAAGAAAATAGTCGGAGACTCAAtggtgaagaagaagagaagagagagttcATCAGTCGAGAGAGCagagagaatgagagagagTTCGAATGTCAAGCGGCAGGAGTGGAGAGTGAGGGGTGTATATCACCCGAGCATTGGGCTAGG
This region includes:
- the LOC121743968 gene encoding alpha-soluble NSF attachment protein-like: MGDNTAKGAEFEKKAEKKLSGWGIFGSKYEDAADLFEKAANSYKLAKSWDQAGAVYVKLANCHLKLDSKHEAANSYADAAHCYKKSNIRESISCLEQSVNLFLDIGRLNMSARYYKEIAELYEQEQNFEKAIVYYERAADLFQSEDVTTSANQCKQKVSQFAAQLEQYQKAIDIFEEISRQSLNNNLLKYGVKGHLLNAGICQLCKGDVVAINKALERYQELDPTFSGTREYKLLADLAAAIDEEDVAKFTDAVKEFDSMTPLDAWKTTLLLRVKEAVKAKEMEEDDLT
- the LOC121743958 gene encoding uncharacterized protein LOC121743958, coding for MVSIGDGEDIVGKEESSVGKVKSHAPLHISTSQRGLINEDSSGRGSDGGFSAISKRLRFLKFGNLASPSARFQRIAEGKDEASRAVPSSSGSLHIHERFHRIFSRKMDWNNLVKMGKEWIRDPMNMALFVWIVCVAVSGAILFMVMIGMLNHALPKKSERDAWFEVNNQILNALFTLMCLYQHPKRIYHLSLLLRWRQEDILKLRKVYCKNETYKPHEWAHMMVVVALLNLNCFAQYALCGLNLGYKRSERPAIGVGICISFAIGAPAVAGVYTMLSPLGKDYESQSDEEMQIPVTTEDSSSRDQSRRESLEKRFSFAMRDDGRTLETRPSWSGGILDFWDDISLAYLSLFCSFCVFGWNMERLGFGNMYVHIATFLLFCMAPFWIFNLAAVNIDNETVREALGITGIFLCVFGLLYGGFWRIQMRKRFNLPPSKFCCGKPAVTDCAMWLFCCWCSLAQEVRTGNAYDIVEDKFYRKNCEHMPMSPLNREGGDFRSHPTLPLGNNSASPSRVTKGNNSPSPSRFSKEYNSPGRQLGLIEEEASARGEDETMTAPTISVIRREDD